Genomic segment of Desulfovibrio sp. Fe33:
GTAGTCGAACAGTTTGTAGCGGCGGCCGGTGACCTTGCCGACCTTTTTCATGGCGTCGGCGACGATCTCGGGGATGGCCTCATAGTAGGTGTTGGTCGCTTCGCGGCCCTGGAAATAGATGTCCGGATTCTGGGCGGTGCCCCGGATGTTCGGATGCTCCGGGTTCATGGCCCGTTTGCGGAATTCGGCAACCTTGTCCATGTTCAGCAGGGGCTTCATGTCCTCGTAGTCGATGACCGCGATCTTCTGGATTTCGTGGGAGGTGCGGAAGCCGTCGAATATGGACATGAACGGGACGCTGGCCTCAACCGAGGCGATGTGCGCCACCAGGGAAAGATCCATGACTTCCTGCACCGAGTTCGAAAAGAGCATGGCGAAGCCGGTCTGGCGGCAGGCCATGACGTCTTGGTGGTCGCCGAAGATGGACAGGGCGTGGGCCGCGACGGCGCGGGCGGATACGTGGAAGACGCCGGGCAGCAGTTCGCCCGCGATCTTGTACATGTTCGGGATCATCAGGAGCAGCCCCTGGGAGGCCGTGAAGGTGGTGGTCAGCGCGCCGCCCGCCAGGGAGCCGTGAACCGCGCCCGCCGCGCCCGCTTCGGACTGCATCTGGCGAATCTGTACGGTTTGGCCGAAAATGTTTTTCCGCCCCTGAGCCGCCCATTCATCGGCGATTTCACCCATGGGCGTGGACGGGGTGATAGGGTAGATGGCGGCCGTCTCGCTCATGGCGTAGGCCACATGCGCGGCAGCGGTATTGCCGTCCATTGTTTTCATGATTTTCTTGGGCATGTGCTTCTCCAAGTGGTTTGATTGGACCTGTGTCTGCCTGGGTCATATGGGGTTCGACGGTCGAATCCCGTACGGTCCGTGCGGACCGGATCATGCGAATTAAATGCAATCCATCTTATTTGTGTCGCGATTTCCGGGCTTCTGGTCAAGTCATTTACCCTCCGTTCCCCGACAGATCGAAACCGTTTACCGAATATATTGCCGGGTGAACGGTTGAAGTACAGTTTTGTGATACATTTTACACTATTGGTCGTGCATTCGCGATCAGTTGTGTTTGCAGGCGGATAGATCGCGAGCGGTGAAGGCGGGCGGCGTGAAAAAAGGAAACGGCCCCGGAAAATCGGGGCCGTTCGTGTGTCGCTAGCGGTTTTTCGATGCGGGAATTATTTTTCGGTCTGGAAGCCCGCGCGGCTCCATGCGAGGTATCCGCCCGCAAGGCTGCGCACGTCCCAATAGCCATGCTTTTGCAGGTAGGACGCCGCGATGTTGGCGCGATAGCCCGCCGCGCAGTAAAGCAGATGATGCGCGTTCTCGTCGAGATCGACCTTGCCTTCGAGGATGTCGACCAGAGGGAGGTGCTTGGCGCCCGGGATGTGGCCGCCTTGCCATTCGGCGGGGGTCCGCACGTCTATGAGGCTGATCGGCTTGCCTTCCTCCTGAATGTTCTGGAGGACCTGGGCGGAGTCGATGGCCAGGGAGTCCACCGGGCGTCCGGAGTAGACCCAGGCCTGGATGCCGCCGGACAGGTAGCCGAAGATGCGGTCGTAGCCGATGCGGTGCAGCTCCGTGCGCATTCTGTCGTAGTCCTCGCGGGTGTCCACCACCAGGAGGATGTCGGCGTCGGGCTCCACGGTCATGCCGACCCAGTTGGCCAGGCTCGGCTCGAAGCCGATGTTGAGGGAGCCGGGGATATGATATCCGGCGAACGCCGCGGCGTCGCGCACATCGATGACCACTGCGCCGTCCAGCATCTTCTCCTCGAATTTGTACGGGTTCATGGCCAGGTCGAGCGGGCACCGTTCCAGGAGGGGCGCGCCGTTCGCGTTGGTGGAGATGATGTGGGTGAAGGACTTGGGCCGGGCCGGGAAGTTCTGGCTCATGGCCAGGTGGAATTCCTCGAATTTGTCGAAGCCAAGCATGGGGTTGTGCCGCCGTTCGAAGCCCAGCGTGGAGCTCGGCTTGGAGGACATGCCGCGTCCGCACAGGGAGCCCGCGCCGTGCGCCGGGAAGACTTCCAGGCTGTCGGGGAACTTCGCGAACTTGACATACAGGGTGTTCCACAGGTTTTGGACCTGCTCGTCGAGCTTGGCTCCGCCCACCAGGTCGGGGCGGCCGATGTCGTTGACAAAGAGCACGTCGCCGGTGAGCAGCATCCAGGGCTCGGTTCCGCGCGTGGTGTCGGTGACCAGTAGTGACAGGGCGTCCGGGGTGTGGCCGGGGGTATGCAGGACTTCGAGCTTGGCGTTGCCGACGGTCAGTTGATCGCCTTCGGCCAAGGGGGTGAAGTTATAGGTAACCGGCGAGGTCTCGTAGACCATGATGTCGCAGCCGGTCTGGGACTTGAGTTCCTGCGCGCCCGATACGTGGTCGGCATGAACATGGGTGTCGATGGCGTGGACGATCTTCATGCCCTCCTCGCGGGAGATATCCAGATAATCCTGCACATCGCGTTTGGGGTCCACGACGACCATTTCGCCAGCGGCCGGGCAGCCTATGACATAGGAAAAACAACCGAGTCCGGGTGTGGTGATTTGTTTGAAGTACATAGATCGGCTCCTTGGTGGATTCTCTTCTTGCTGCCGACAGGATAAGCACTAAGGGGATTCAATGCAACATATGAGCACTTATTTGAGTTCTTCCGCCTTGGCCCGGAAGCGCGAGGCCAGATCGTCCATGATGTCGGCCGCCGCGCCGAAGGCCTTCAGCTTCTCCTCGGACTGGCCCAGGGTGCGCCGGTAGGCCCACTGCGAAAGGTAGAAAAGCTCTGATTCGGGGCAGGGCTGGCAGACTTTCTTGAGCTGTTCGACAACTTCGGCCCTGGTCCGCTCCCGGAAGAGGATAGCCTGCTTGAGGCGGTCGCTGGCCTCGCCGGAGTCCTTGCCCTCGGCCATGGCGGCCTGCAACTGGCCGTTGGCCCGTTCCACGGCCTTGGCTGCGCGGCGGTACTTCCCGGCCGTCTCGACGATGGACGGATCGTCGGCAAAGGCGTGGAACACGTCGGCGGTGCGCTCAATGCGTTGCGCATTGAGCCTGAGCATGACCTTGATCTCGTCGGTGGTCAGCGTGCGCGTCTCGGTCGCTTCGCCGACCACGTAGTTGCGTTCTGCGGTGGCTGCGGTGTCCACCAGATGGACCATGAAAGCCGGGGCGTAGATTTCATACAAGGTCTTGAGCATTCCGGGGGCGAAGACATAGTCGTAAACCGCCTTGCGCGAAGCCCCGATGTCGTTGCCGGAAACGGCGAAGCCGTCCAGCTCGCGTCCGTAGTATTTGTTCAGGGCAACGGCGGAAGCCAGGGAATCGGGCTTGCCGTTGGCATTTCTGGGCTGAAATCGTTGCAGCAGGAAGTCCGTCAGGGACTCGACGAAGGAAAAGGTGACCATCTTGTCTTCCGTGACCTCGATGGTCTGCGGTTCCTCGGGAGCCTGGGCGGCTTTCGGAGCCGTGGCCGGGGCCGTGGTTTCAGGCTCGGCCGTCGCGGCGGAGTAGTCCGGCTTGGCCTCCTGTCCCTTGTCCACCCAGTCGGGCGCCTTTGCGGGCGGCTCGGCGGGTTGGGTCACTTCGACACGGACGGAGGACGGGTCCTCCTTTGTCCGGTTCAGCATGAGAAGGGCGCCGGCGGCGAGCAGCGCGGCGCAGACGATCAGTATGAGGGCGGTCCGGTTCTGTTTCATGACCATGCCTCCCGGCAGGGAATATATGGGTTATCCTTCGTGTTTCCAGGCGTACTCGTTGTCCGCGTCGGCGTTGGCGCAGGTCAGCTCGATGTCCCGCAGCCTCGACCAGTAGGTGGTTCCCTTTACGGCCTGTTCGCACATGACGCGCACATGGGAATAGAATTCCAGCAGGGCAACCATCCTGTCGAGCTCAAGGCTACCCTGAGCGCCCGCTTTGAGCAATGCCTCTTTCAGCTCGTGATAGAGCTCTTCGATGCCGTACATCATTTTCGCAAGTTCCGCGAACTCCGGGGCGCACGGCGTGCGGGCCGCGTCGAGTATGCGGCGCACCTCCCGGCGAAAGGCCCTTGCGGTCTCGGCGTAGGCTCCGGGCAACTGGTGATCCAACTCCGCGTACTGTTGATATATTTCGGCGACGATGTTCAACGCCTTGGCGTAATATTGAATGACCCGCAAGGCCGAGGGCATCCGCAGGGCCGCGTTGTCGGACAACTCCAACGGCTGGAGCTTGATGCAGTATGCGCGGATGGCGGCGATCAATGTTTCCACGGCGGCCCGGTCCTTGAGAAAATCGCCGGGACGGAATTTGGAGGCCAGCCCCTTACGGCAAATGTCTCGGGTCATGTCGCCGAGTCTGCCCAACTCCATGAACAGGGCGTCCATGGCCAGGCCCGGGGCCTGCAGCGCGGTGTCGTCCAGGTATTTCGGTTTGCCCATCTCGGCTTCTTCCCGGCCGATGTGGCGGTCCAGGAACGCCGTGAGCCGGTTGGTGATCGGCAGGAACATGGCCACGCCGAGCAGATTGAAGGCCGTGTGGAACAGGGCCAGGGTTGTGGCTATGTCGAAATCCGGCCCAAGGACGGCAAGCATGGCCGCGCCCTTGAGCAGTACCGGTA
This window contains:
- a CDS encoding MBL fold metallo-hydrolase; protein product: MYFKQITTPGLGCFSYVIGCPAAGEMVVVDPKRDVQDYLDISREEGMKIVHAIDTHVHADHVSGAQELKSQTGCDIMVYETSPVTYNFTPLAEGDQLTVGNAKLEVLHTPGHTPDALSLLVTDTTRGTEPWMLLTGDVLFVNDIGRPDLVGGAKLDEQVQNLWNTLYVKFAKFPDSLEVFPAHGAGSLCGRGMSSKPSSTLGFERRHNPMLGFDKFEEFHLAMSQNFPARPKSFTHIISTNANGAPLLERCPLDLAMNPYKFEEKMLDGAVVIDVRDAAAFAGYHIPGSLNIGFEPSLANWVGMTVEPDADILLVVDTREDYDRMRTELHRIGYDRIFGYLSGGIQAWVYSGRPVDSLAIDSAQVLQNIQEEGKPISLIDVRTPAEWQGGHIPGAKHLPLVDILEGKVDLDENAHHLLYCAAGYRANIAASYLQKHGYWDVRSLAGGYLAWSRAGFQTEK
- a CDS encoding Na/Pi cotransporter family protein, translated to MPIFPLLAGLFGGLGLFLLGMRLMTTGMRNAAGNALRSLLGKWTRTPLHGLFTGCAITALVQSSSAVTVAVIGFVNAGLLSLPQSVGVIFGSNIGTTATSWIVAAVGVSVNVKALALPMVGLGALLRLTGSRTRRKYFGDALTGFGIFFLGIETLQGTFQHLEQVVDLSAYNIGGIAGVALFAAVGAILTLLMQSSSAAMALVLTAAMSGVITLESAAAATIGTNIGTTSTALLSVIGATYNAKKVAAAHILFNLGTGFVALLGIPVLLKGAAMLAVLGPDFDIATTLALFHTAFNLLGVAMFLPITNRLTAFLDRHIGREEAEMGKPKYLDDTALQAPGLAMDALFMELGRLGDMTRDICRKGLASKFRPGDFLKDRAAVETLIAAIRAYCIKLQPLELSDNAALRMPSALRVIQYYAKALNIVAEIYQQYAELDHQLPGAYAETARAFRREVRRILDAARTPCAPEFAELAKMMYGIEELYHELKEALLKAGAQGSLELDRMVALLEFYSHVRVMCEQAVKGTTYWSRLRDIELTCANADADNEYAWKHEG